In a single window of the Xylanimonas protaetiae genome:
- a CDS encoding peptidoglycan-binding protein, whose translation MESPDQAAANAQPPAPAPLTAVVRAGYLHGAVTIAVTVEPQQVRSQVAPAALTGVVTAQVVAPGDVLRPGAPVLRVDGRPLFVLPGDFPLYRDIEPGDQGDDVAALQEGLRAAGFFAGRTDGSYGPRTQAAVKAMYQAAGYEVPRATVEVPVPPAADPQAGAAAGGGDAAEAEGVPADAVPADVPDPAGTRTVPGGPRVLRSEVLMVGGLPATVRSLAAVGSQLAEGAAVFDVTVGDLVLATTVPGASAGVLAVGAEAVFAGDEGDARASVTAIDHDAETGDARIVLTVSEGVISAGITYTVTIENPAGEDEAGLLVPVTAVVSRGGVSSVYVADGDSFREVAVTVAGQQGGVAAVEALDPDAGLVAGASVRIGPEAAGAPADTADATDG comes from the coding sequence TTGGAGTCGCCTGATCAGGCGGCGGCGAACGCTCAGCCGCCTGCCCCGGCCCCGCTGACTGCCGTCGTGCGGGCCGGGTACTTGCACGGCGCGGTCACGATCGCGGTGACGGTGGAGCCGCAGCAGGTGCGTTCGCAGGTGGCGCCTGCGGCGCTCACGGGAGTGGTCACCGCCCAGGTGGTCGCCCCTGGTGATGTGCTGCGGCCCGGTGCTCCTGTACTGCGGGTGGATGGTCGGCCGTTGTTCGTGCTGCCGGGCGACTTCCCGTTGTACCGCGACATCGAGCCGGGTGATCAAGGCGATGATGTCGCCGCGTTGCAGGAAGGGCTGCGTGCTGCCGGGTTCTTCGCGGGGCGCACCGACGGGAGTTACGGGCCGCGGACGCAGGCGGCGGTCAAGGCGATGTACCAGGCTGCGGGGTACGAGGTGCCGCGGGCCACTGTGGAGGTCCCCGTCCCGCCCGCCGCTGACCCTCAAGCCGGCGCTGCGGCGGGCGGCGGCGACGCCGCGGAGGCCGAGGGCGTTCCGGCTGACGCCGTCCCGGCCGACGTCCCGGACCCGGCCGGGACGCGCACGGTGCCGGGCGGGCCGCGGGTGCTGCGCTCTGAGGTGCTCATGGTTGGCGGGCTGCCCGCGACGGTGCGGTCGTTGGCCGCTGTGGGCTCACAGCTGGCTGAAGGTGCCGCGGTCTTCGACGTCACCGTCGGGGACCTTGTCCTTGCCACGACCGTGCCGGGGGCGTCGGCTGGTGTGCTCGCTGTCGGTGCCGAGGCCGTGTTCGCCGGCGACGAGGGGGATGCCAGGGCGAGTGTCACGGCTATCGACCACGACGCGGAGACTGGTGATGCGCGCATCGTGCTGACCGTGTCCGAGGGCGTCATCAGTGCGGGCATCACCTACACGGTGACCATCGAGAACCCCGCAGGTGAGGATGAGGCCGGGTTGCTCGTGCCTGTGACCGCCGTCGTCTCGCGCGGCGGGGTGTCCAGCGTGTACGTCGCCGACGGGGACTCGTTCCGGGAGGTGGCCGTGACGGTCGCGGGGCAACAGGGCGGGGTGGCCGCGGTGGAGGCGCTCGACCCGGATGCCGGGCTGGTAGCGGGGGCGAGCGTGCGGATCGGCCCGGAAGCCGCAGGTGCTCCCGCGGACACGGCGGACGCCACCGATGGGTGA
- a CDS encoding ABC transporter ATP-binding protein/permease has product MGEARGADLGEGCRQVRAVDQASEALIRLDGVTRRFGQDTVALDRVSLTIAPGETVAIVGRSGSGKSTLLNILGLLDAPDEGTVVVDGQPLTRTDDATRTAWRAAALGFVFQRSHLIGGLSVRENVALGLRYAATWDGDERSLTSRVDAALADVDLGHRADARASTLSGGEMQRAAIARTLVRGARLWLADEPTGNLDTTQSAEIIELLRLRARQHGAALVVVTHEPDIAALLDRVITLSDGRVVSDTGDRTGGARHEKVLASSGVVPERHAALPAGARTSRRIRRQVARTARFVRQGFAAGPGRTRAGMLAAALAVALTVTALGLSQSAATQVTAMFDARRASQVTATFTHDTGTPRWDLDIDSVRAFPGVTAAERWRQWDFIAMSNGEVAATDAQLNAVDATPASGSDARIRWATSADTHLRPGEVVLGKVLAERLGVTQLDLSPEITIAGQRLRVSGILTEARPGTAVGAAFVTPDTVSGLPPSYTTTVFALTEPGAASLLATRIGLLADPFEEHRLTVDPVLGADAYRGQLEASVSVALQVLAVVASLAGLAGVVLVNILSVTSRIPEFGLRRALGSRRGELVGLVVAECGVLGLLGAGLGFAVGFAAIMVVTAVARWQPVFDPKLALIPLAAVLVFSLAAASFPAVIAARTQPADAVRI; this is encoded by the coding sequence ATGGGTGAGGCACGCGGCGCCGACCTCGGCGAGGGTTGCCGCCAGGTACGGGCGGTGGACCAGGCGAGCGAAGCACTGATCCGGCTCGACGGTGTCACACGGCGCTTCGGGCAGGACACGGTCGCGCTGGACCGCGTGAGCCTGACAATCGCCCCTGGTGAGACCGTGGCGATCGTGGGGCGCTCGGGCAGCGGGAAGAGCACTCTGCTCAACATCCTCGGCCTGCTCGACGCCCCGGACGAGGGCACGGTCGTCGTCGACGGGCAGCCGCTGACCCGCACCGACGACGCGACCCGCACCGCGTGGCGGGCGGCGGCGCTCGGGTTCGTCTTCCAGCGCTCGCACCTCATCGGCGGGCTCAGCGTCCGCGAGAACGTCGCACTCGGGCTGCGCTACGCCGCCACCTGGGACGGCGACGAACGATCCCTCACCTCCCGCGTCGACGCCGCACTGGCCGACGTCGACCTCGGCCACCGCGCCGACGCGCGCGCCTCGACCCTGTCCGGTGGGGAGATGCAGCGGGCAGCCATCGCGCGCACGCTGGTGCGCGGAGCCCGGCTGTGGCTGGCCGACGAGCCCACCGGGAACCTCGACACCACGCAGTCCGCCGAGATCATCGAGCTGCTGCGCCTGCGCGCCCGCCAGCACGGCGCAGCGCTCGTCGTCGTCACCCATGAGCCCGACATCGCCGCCCTGCTGGACCGTGTGATCACGCTCAGCGACGGACGGGTGGTGTCGGACACCGGTGACCGCACCGGGGGCGCGCGGCACGAGAAGGTGCTGGCCTCATCGGGCGTCGTCCCCGAGCGCCACGCGGCCCTGCCCGCCGGTGCGAGAACGTCTCGCAGGATCCGTCGGCAGGTCGCCCGCACGGCACGCTTCGTGCGGCAGGGCTTCGCGGCGGGGCCGGGACGGACGCGGGCCGGGATGCTCGCCGCTGCCCTCGCCGTCGCCCTCACGGTGACCGCACTCGGGCTCTCGCAGAGCGCGGCCACCCAGGTCACGGCCATGTTCGACGCTCGCCGCGCCTCGCAGGTGACCGCGACGTTCACCCACGACACCGGCACCCCGCGCTGGGACCTCGACATCGACTCGGTGCGCGCCTTCCCCGGCGTGACGGCAGCCGAGCGGTGGCGGCAATGGGACTTCATCGCGATGAGCAACGGCGAGGTAGCCGCCACCGACGCCCAGCTCAACGCCGTCGACGCGACCCCGGCGTCGGGCTCGGACGCGCGGATCCGCTGGGCCACCTCGGCCGACACGCATCTGCGGCCCGGGGAGGTCGTGCTCGGCAAAGTCCTGGCCGAACGGCTCGGCGTCACACAGCTCGACCTCAGCCCCGAGATCACCATCGCCGGCCAACGGCTGCGCGTGTCCGGGATCCTCACCGAAGCCCGTCCCGGGACCGCCGTCGGCGCCGCCTTCGTCACCCCGGACACCGTCTCCGGGCTGCCACCGTCCTACACCACCACGGTGTTCGCCCTCACCGAGCCCGGCGCCGCCAGCCTGCTCGCCACCCGGATCGGCCTGCTCGCCGACCCCTTCGAAGAGCATCGCCTGACCGTCGACCCCGTACTCGGCGCAGACGCCTACCGCGGCCAGCTCGAAGCATCGGTGTCCGTGGCCCTGCAGGTGCTGGCCGTCGTCGCGTCCCTCGCCGGACTCGCCGGGGTGGTCCTCGTCAACATCTTGTCGGTGACGAGCCGAATCCCGGAGTTCGGGCTACGCCGAGCACTGGGATCCAGGCGCGGCGAACTCGTCGGGCTGGTCGTCGCCGAATGCGGGGTGCTCGGGCTGCTCGGTGCCGGACTCGGGTTCGCGGTCGGGTTCGCCGCCATCATGGTCGTCACCGCCGTCGCCCGCTGGCAGCCGGTCTTCGACCCCAAGTTGGCGCTCATCCCCCTCGCCGCGGTGCTTGTCTTCTCGCTCGCCGCTGCGTCCTTCCCGGCCGTCATCGCCGCCCGCACCCAGCCCGCCGACGCCGTCCGCATCTGA
- a CDS encoding IS1380 family transposase, which yields MRACHGVVPVFDDPKLVSAAGLVPVLELAESAGLSEAIDEACTLPAANLAAKVRTVVAGMLAGADSIDDLNLLRAGGTARVLGPVRAPSTIGTFLRSFTHGHVLQLHAAHRRLLGGLAAKVPALVGEDDLVFVDVDDTIREVHGYAKDGAGFGYSGVRGLNAMITTISTPSTAPLIAECSLRQGSTRSGKSADWHLKRTLTTVKAVTGPAQRVWVRGDSAFATAKNVAAALKAGAWFSFTIPAWRTVTTAISQIPEQAWTAIQYPNAILDEETGQWVSEAEVAETSFTAFVSKKKSEQVVCRLVVRRVKRLGQAPATGQGELFDVYRHHAFITNTTLPAVEADRYHRGHAIVEQVIAELKAGPLAHLPSGKFAANAAWLAFAVMAFNISRAAAVAAGTGKARMATMLRTIISTPARLAATGRRLVMHLPDRWPWQAAWTSLWDHAVGPPAPATS from the coding sequence GTGAGAGCATGCCACGGCGTCGTGCCGGTGTTCGACGATCCCAAACTCGTGTCCGCAGCAGGCCTGGTACCGGTGCTGGAACTGGCCGAGTCGGCCGGGTTGTCCGAGGCGATCGACGAGGCGTGCACGCTGCCGGCCGCGAACCTGGCGGCGAAGGTGCGCACGGTGGTTGCGGGGATGCTGGCCGGGGCGGACAGCATCGATGACCTGAACCTGCTGCGCGCGGGTGGCACCGCCCGGGTGCTGGGTCCGGTGCGGGCGCCGTCGACGATCGGGACTTTCCTGCGTTCGTTCACCCACGGGCACGTGCTGCAACTGCACGCCGCGCACCGTCGCCTGCTGGGCGGGCTTGCCGCGAAGGTCCCCGCCCTGGTCGGGGAGGACGACCTGGTGTTCGTCGACGTGGACGACACGATCCGCGAGGTCCACGGGTACGCCAAGGATGGTGCCGGGTTCGGGTATTCCGGGGTGCGCGGGCTGAACGCGATGATCACGACGATCAGCACGCCGTCCACGGCGCCGCTGATCGCGGAGTGCTCGCTGCGTCAGGGGTCGACGAGGTCGGGCAAGAGCGCCGACTGGCACCTCAAGCGAACCCTGACGACCGTCAAGGCGGTGACCGGCCCCGCCCAGCGGGTGTGGGTGCGCGGGGACTCCGCGTTCGCCACGGCCAAGAACGTCGCAGCCGCGCTCAAGGCGGGGGCGTGGTTCTCCTTCACGATCCCGGCGTGGAGGACCGTGACCACGGCGATCTCCCAGATCCCCGAGCAGGCGTGGACCGCGATCCAGTACCCGAACGCGATCCTCGACGAGGAGACCGGGCAGTGGGTCTCCGAGGCCGAGGTCGCCGAGACCTCGTTCACCGCGTTCGTCTCCAAGAAGAAGTCCGAGCAGGTGGTCTGCCGGCTGGTCGTGCGGCGTGTGAAGCGGCTCGGGCAGGCGCCCGCCACCGGGCAGGGCGAACTGTTCGACGTCTACCGCCACCACGCCTTCATCACCAACACCACCCTGCCCGCGGTAGAAGCAGACCGGTATCACCGAGGGCATGCGATCGTCGAGCAGGTCATCGCCGAGCTCAAGGCCGGCCCCCTGGCCCACCTGCCCTCGGGGAAGTTCGCCGCGAACGCCGCCTGGCTCGCCTTCGCGGTCATGGCGTTCAACATCTCCCGCGCCGCGGCCGTCGCCGCCGGCACGGGCAAGGCCCGCATGGCCACCATGCTCCGCACGATCATCTCCACCCCGGCCCGCCTCGCGGCCACCGGGAGGCGGCTGGTCATGCACCTCCCCGACCGGTGGCCCTGGCAGGCCGCGTGGACCAGCCTGTGGGACCACGCCGTCGGCCCACCCGCCCCAGCAACGTCCTGA
- a CDS encoding Spy0128 family protein, which translates to MQDTTRPGNPTLPPAKSHTFRYWYLQADTDAPPEPPVFGGESLDVQVQSTPGSSSVVSPSLTFERQHVGHAYYYAVAEIPGTYQGIEYDNAAFIYRLAVTGPAEGQESGDKLTVHVTPTRCETTRAAITATAPLGTCTEDSMYTEGTDPVFTNVYKAASVSAALGGTKALVGRPWHDDEAFAFALTATDPGTLAAIADKSVIMPTNTTAEAHADNVGDAGTAPFVFDNVTFTRQGTYQFSVTEVPPTDSPGLIYDQHVLVYDVTVTDPDLDGDLDVQVAAQGGSEAAAFVNRWTSTLTYGGVDLLKTLTGRELAAGEFTFTVTPEDQGSADRAGLPLTGGTVANGGGDADPGRASILGPIVFTQLDLGREFTYTVVEDPGQVGGVIYDATSYTVVLAPYYDEVSGLLDVRTTVTVEDCAPAEDCAPATYSARANGKPTVTFANAYVPGPGAATPQFSKVLAGRQWLQGETFEFQLEAVTPGAPLPEVTAVTVERPEGIAQFDFGTISFAEPGTYVYAVREVIPALPAPHLTYDAIPAIVTVTVTDDGSGVLQAAVTYDGNQAFSNHYDNRFDGWRVDVTKTLTGRDQEAGEFSFRVLPADDASAQLAGLPAEGFVFSTIDGAADGQPSVMSRILAVPLTLADVGTHYCYTYSEVVPAEPLPDVVYDETVYTLCFDVADGGDGPVSLTATVTGTVDGEEVSAETYAIAVDEPSRTWPLIPFHNVLQPVEEQAPSWELTKTSDPVSGTQVDPGDEIAYTLTAVNTGDVPVPVTVTDDLSDVVAHASLGLLPEGVTASDDGLSLTWNAGTVDPGATVSVTYRVTVDDDANGVLIRNVATPASPDGQCVPVAGQDEACTTTHHTPDPQKPTPTPTPTPTPTQPPRSPLPVTGAEVVPVLVAAAAMVALGLVLMVTRRRRNAG; encoded by the coding sequence GTGCAGGACACGACCAGACCCGGCAACCCGACCCTCCCGCCCGCGAAGTCGCACACCTTCCGCTACTGGTACCTGCAGGCGGATACTGACGCGCCACCGGAGCCGCCTGTCTTCGGTGGTGAGAGCCTTGACGTCCAGGTCCAGTCCACGCCGGGCAGCTCGAGCGTGGTCTCTCCCTCGCTGACATTCGAGCGGCAGCACGTCGGGCACGCCTACTACTACGCCGTGGCCGAGATTCCCGGCACCTACCAGGGCATCGAGTACGACAACGCAGCCTTCATCTACCGCCTCGCGGTGACGGGACCGGCGGAAGGCCAGGAGTCAGGCGACAAGCTGACGGTCCACGTCACCCCGACTCGGTGCGAGACGACCCGGGCGGCGATCACCGCGACCGCGCCTCTGGGCACGTGCACCGAGGACTCGATGTACACGGAGGGGACTGACCCGGTCTTCACCAACGTCTACAAAGCCGCGTCGGTCTCCGCGGCGCTCGGTGGCACGAAAGCGCTCGTCGGCCGCCCTTGGCATGATGACGAAGCCTTCGCGTTCGCGCTGACGGCAACCGATCCCGGTACCCTCGCGGCGATCGCTGACAAGTCGGTGATCATGCCGACGAACACGACTGCAGAGGCGCACGCCGACAACGTCGGTGACGCCGGCACCGCGCCGTTCGTGTTTGACAACGTCACCTTCACGCGGCAGGGCACGTACCAGTTCAGCGTCACCGAGGTACCGCCGACAGACTCGCCCGGCCTCATCTACGACCAGCACGTGCTGGTCTACGACGTGACGGTCACCGACCCCGACCTCGACGGCGATCTCGACGTCCAGGTCGCTGCCCAGGGAGGCTCCGAAGCCGCGGCGTTCGTCAACCGCTGGACCTCGACGCTGACCTACGGGGGCGTCGACCTGCTCAAGACGCTGACCGGCCGCGAGCTCGCCGCAGGGGAGTTCACGTTCACCGTGACCCCGGAGGACCAGGGCTCTGCCGACCGCGCTGGCCTGCCCTTGACAGGCGGGACGGTCGCCAACGGCGGAGGTGACGCGGACCCGGGTCGGGCCTCGATCCTCGGCCCGATCGTCTTCACCCAGCTCGACCTCGGCAGGGAGTTCACGTATACCGTTGTCGAGGACCCGGGGCAGGTCGGTGGTGTGATCTACGACGCCACGAGCTATACCGTCGTCCTGGCCCCGTACTACGACGAGGTGAGCGGACTCCTCGACGTCCGCACGACGGTCACCGTGGAGGACTGCGCTCCCGCGGAGGACTGCGCTCCGGCAACGTACTCGGCCCGTGCGAATGGCAAGCCCACGGTGACCTTCGCCAACGCCTATGTCCCGGGCCCCGGTGCTGCAACCCCACAGTTCAGCAAGGTGCTGGCGGGTCGGCAGTGGCTCCAGGGCGAGACGTTCGAGTTCCAGCTCGAGGCCGTCACTCCGGGGGCGCCTCTCCCCGAGGTCACGGCGGTCACCGTCGAGCGGCCGGAGGGTATCGCGCAGTTCGACTTCGGCACGATTTCCTTCGCCGAGCCGGGCACCTACGTGTACGCAGTGCGCGAGGTGATACCCGCACTTCCTGCCCCTCACCTCACCTATGACGCGATCCCGGCGATCGTCACGGTGACGGTGACCGACGATGGGTCCGGCGTGCTGCAGGCCGCCGTCACCTACGACGGGAACCAGGCGTTCTCCAACCACTACGACAACCGTTTCGACGGCTGGCGCGTGGACGTCACCAAGACGCTCACGGGTCGAGACCAGGAGGCCGGAGAGTTCAGCTTCCGGGTGCTCCCGGCCGACGATGCTTCAGCCCAGCTCGCTGGCCTGCCGGCCGAAGGCTTCGTGTTCAGCACGATCGACGGCGCGGCCGACGGCCAGCCTTCGGTGATGTCGCGCATCCTTGCGGTGCCGCTCACGCTCGCCGACGTGGGGACGCACTACTGCTATACCTACTCGGAGGTCGTGCCGGCGGAACCGTTGCCGGACGTCGTCTACGACGAGACTGTGTACACACTGTGCTTCGACGTGGCTGACGGCGGAGACGGGCCCGTGTCACTGACTGCCACCGTCACGGGCACCGTCGACGGCGAGGAGGTCTCTGCCGAGACCTACGCCATCGCAGTCGACGAGCCTTCGCGGACCTGGCCTCTCATCCCCTTCCACAACGTCCTCCAACCCGTGGAAGAGCAGGCGCCCTCGTGGGAGCTGACCAAGACCTCGGACCCGGTGTCTGGCACCCAGGTGGATCCGGGTGACGAGATCGCGTACACGCTCACGGCGGTCAACACGGGGGACGTCCCGGTCCCTGTGACGGTCACCGACGACCTGTCCGATGTCGTGGCGCACGCCAGCCTTGGCTTGCTGCCGGAAGGGGTCACCGCGTCTGATGACGGCCTGTCGCTGACGTGGAACGCGGGCACGGTCGATCCCGGAGCGACCGTCTCGGTGACCTATAGGGTCACGGTGGACGACGACGCCAATGGTGTGCTGATCCGCAATGTGGCCACCCCGGCCAGCCCGGACGGACAGTGCGTGCCCGTCGCAGGCCAGGACGAGGCGTGTACGACGACGCACCACACACCTGACCCGCAGAAGCCGACCCCGACGCCGACCCCGACGCCGACGCCGACCCAGCCGCCGCGGAGCCCGCTCCCGGTCACGGGTGCCGAGGTGGTTCCGGTCCTCGTCGCAGCGGCGGCCATGGTCGCGCTCGGCCTGGTCCTGATGGTCACTCGCCGTCGTCGGAACGCCGGATGA
- a CDS encoding vWA domain-containing protein, translating to MDTHHRNRNRRKTFARRHRRAVASLIALSVALISGGMSTVAVADGVDDEIAASIDGVPGDAATLDELQAAAPEAEPTSDPAADPEAGEPLGPPAPEPDGDDEGRECPDRYSLGLPAPPSEGAARETEPRETEPLAEPIGFAHIDVRAGGVRALGTVTDVVPLPGATFRLSTAVRSGTTAAFRPGVPVEAPWASATSGADGVARFEVPVVALVDGTETASTSDTGSLHNRGLVSAEGATAGARFFVVQTAAPDGWSVNDSLRTGGTSAGGTSRTTPYTFLTAGVAVDGRQVSGDHFMNADGVNRSDFAGGAGTPSSAVRTQSNGVWQNVRANPAMPPQCGIGVALVVDMSSSVGAAHRQTMTGAAQAFVNALTGTPSYVSSYSFGWTAPSSSVPTDAHLTRQSVASEAGRQAFVEQLARWRAGGEAGAGSEATNWNRGFAQVAEANANRPADQRYDYVFFITDGNPTWFLDGGTGTVNNRLRDVEEGIFSANLVKSQGTRVVAVGVGGPTFLDEISMANLHAVSGPARYDAVAGSDGRGILDADVIRVTEWGHLAAALSRFAIEGCTPSLNVNKVEAPHDAGDDITVTSGQVTAPSVPGGRDGAGWDMTAALTGQSLAFPPGSPDPMTRTTDDSGAVTFPLVPDLGAEYTSVRITETQQPGWRPVTQGGRSAFCSYRTFRGGELHEGRITPTAEGVDDGGNPFVELAMHREWMVSCQFVNKQPPPPVVTGTMTEHVDHDWRIEKSADRHHEWARPGQGAEFVYTLTVTAVRQVSPRVADLALAFTNPGPVGMALAGVTASVDGGTAVPVVGPDLVGPGATVTVTIPGVVIPSTATSAQVTVDLPGLPPSTHDVPLAQVAGDVTHGSARVTDSWSPWLEALAGAWHVDGGAVLLAFPETLPEGEDSYTWVLTYTARKGTELGEGVEDARFPNVATVTPEGGEEPAGPWNDPQDDGDLTDDETVLVSTGRGLTVAGALWLDVTRVFPWDLEKEVLGDSVLPAGADGTATFRYRVTVTPLPMVESMWQVRGEVVVHNPNAWCVDVLSVTSSPLVLGAACALDGPGTARLGAGATRTFAFTCTFDAQPVVAGSTTATIITWDPDQAFSAAGTAFHVVDTSRATLDTVELGHREIVVLDDFAGHGPGVAVVLSDGAWAAGGRQPVRVEPGVYRLGTATWNDDGVPTSFDYWLTVPAPSADDVDGSVDHVNTAWIAELPEIRDDETVRVVAVDVVDLAPGDGVRPPVPSLPVTGSEALLLVLGALLAIGVGVGLRATARRRSGTSGR from the coding sequence ATGGACACCCATCACCGGAACCGGAACCGACGCAAGACCTTCGCGCGGCGGCACCGCCGCGCAGTCGCCTCGCTGATAGCGCTCTCGGTGGCGCTGATCTCGGGAGGCATGTCCACGGTGGCCGTGGCCGACGGCGTCGATGACGAGATCGCAGCAAGCATCGACGGCGTCCCCGGGGACGCGGCCACGCTTGACGAGCTGCAGGCCGCCGCACCCGAAGCCGAACCCACGTCTGACCCCGCAGCCGACCCCGAGGCGGGCGAGCCTCTGGGCCCGCCCGCGCCGGAGCCCGACGGCGACGACGAGGGCCGCGAGTGCCCCGACCGGTACAGCCTCGGGCTCCCCGCCCCGCCTTCCGAGGGCGCGGCGCGCGAGACCGAGCCGCGCGAGACCGAGCCGCTGGCCGAGCCGATCGGCTTCGCCCACATCGACGTCAGGGCTGGTGGTGTACGTGCCCTGGGCACCGTCACGGACGTCGTGCCGCTCCCCGGTGCGACGTTCCGGCTGTCCACGGCGGTCCGCAGCGGGACCACCGCCGCGTTCCGGCCCGGCGTGCCGGTCGAGGCGCCCTGGGCGAGCGCGACGTCCGGCGCCGACGGCGTCGCCCGCTTCGAGGTACCCGTCGTCGCGCTGGTCGACGGCACGGAGACGGCGTCGACGTCGGACACCGGCAGCCTCCACAACCGCGGCCTCGTGTCCGCGGAGGGCGCGACCGCGGGTGCTCGCTTCTTCGTCGTGCAGACGGCCGCCCCTGACGGCTGGTCGGTGAACGACAGCCTGCGGACCGGCGGCACCAGCGCCGGTGGCACCTCGCGCACCACGCCCTACACCTTCCTCACGGCGGGCGTCGCAGTGGACGGCCGGCAGGTCAGCGGGGACCACTTCATGAACGCCGACGGCGTCAACCGCTCGGACTTCGCCGGGGGTGCCGGGACGCCGTCGTCGGCGGTCCGGACCCAGTCGAACGGCGTCTGGCAGAACGTCCGGGCGAACCCCGCGATGCCTCCGCAGTGCGGGATCGGCGTCGCGCTCGTCGTCGACATGTCGAGCTCGGTCGGCGCCGCCCACCGCCAGACGATGACGGGGGCCGCCCAGGCGTTCGTCAATGCGCTGACCGGCACGCCGTCGTACGTCTCGTCGTACTCGTTCGGCTGGACGGCTCCGTCGTCCAGCGTGCCCACGGACGCGCACCTGACGCGCCAGTCGGTCGCCTCCGAGGCGGGTCGGCAGGCGTTCGTCGAGCAGCTCGCCCGCTGGCGGGCAGGTGGTGAGGCAGGTGCCGGCAGTGAGGCGACGAACTGGAACCGTGGGTTTGCCCAGGTCGCCGAGGCCAACGCGAACCGCCCCGCGGACCAACGGTACGACTACGTCTTCTTCATCACGGACGGCAACCCGACCTGGTTCCTGGACGGGGGCACGGGCACGGTGAACAACCGGCTGCGCGACGTCGAGGAGGGCATCTTCTCCGCGAACCTCGTCAAGTCGCAGGGCACGCGCGTCGTCGCCGTCGGCGTCGGCGGCCCGACGTTCCTGGACGAGATCTCGATGGCCAACCTCCACGCCGTCTCCGGTCCGGCGCGCTACGACGCGGTTGCCGGCTCCGACGGGCGGGGCATCCTCGACGCCGACGTCATCCGCGTCACCGAGTGGGGACACCTCGCCGCGGCCCTCAGCCGGTTCGCGATCGAGGGCTGCACGCCCTCGCTCAACGTGAACAAGGTCGAGGCCCCGCACGACGCAGGTGATGACATCACGGTGACCTCGGGCCAGGTCACCGCCCCGTCGGTCCCCGGCGGCCGGGACGGCGCCGGCTGGGACATGACGGCCGCGCTCACCGGCCAGAGCCTCGCGTTCCCTCCGGGGTCGCCGGACCCGATGACCCGGACCACGGACGACTCGGGCGCGGTCACCTTCCCGCTCGTGCCCGATCTCGGCGCGGAGTACACCAGCGTCCGGATCACCGAGACGCAGCAGCCGGGATGGCGGCCGGTGACCCAAGGTGGCCGGTCGGCGTTCTGCTCCTACCGGACGTTCCGTGGCGGCGAGCTCCACGAGGGCAGGATCACGCCCACGGCCGAGGGGGTCGACGACGGCGGCAACCCGTTCGTCGAGCTCGCCATGCACCGCGAGTGGATGGTCAGCTGCCAGTTCGTCAACAAGCAGCCGCCGCCTCCCGTCGTCACGGGGACCATGACCGAGCATGTCGACCACGACTGGCGGATCGAGAAGTCGGCCGACCGGCACCATGAGTGGGCTCGCCCTGGTCAGGGCGCCGAGTTCGTCTACACCCTGACGGTGACGGCCGTCCGCCAGGTCTCCCCCCGGGTCGCGGACCTCGCGCTCGCGTTCACCAACCCAGGTCCGGTGGGGATGGCGCTCGCGGGCGTCACGGCCTCCGTCGACGGCGGCACGGCCGTCCCCGTCGTGGGCCCCGATCTGGTCGGCCCGGGCGCCACGGTCACGGTGACGATCCCGGGCGTCGTGATCCCCTCGACCGCGACGTCGGCGCAGGTCACGGTCGACCTCCCCGGCCTGCCGCCCAGCACGCACGACGTGCCGCTGGCACAGGTCGCGGGCGACGTGACGCACGGTTCGGCCCGCGTGACCGACTCGTGGTCCCCGTGGCTCGAGGCGCTCGCCGGGGCGTGGCACGTCGACGGCGGCGCCGTCCTCCTCGCGTTCCCCGAGACGCTCCCCGAGGGGGAGGACAGCTACACCTGGGTGCTGACCTACACGGCTCGGAAGGGCACCGAGCTCGGCGAGGGCGTCGAGGACGCCCGGTTCCCGAACGTCGCCACGGTGACGCCGGAGGGTGGTGAGGAGCCCGCGGGCCCGTGGAACGACCCGCAGGACGACGGCGACCTCACCGACGACGAGACCGTGCTCGTGTCCACGGGCCGCGGCCTGACGGTCGCCGGCGCCCTCTGGCTCGACGTCACCCGCGTGTTCCCGTGGGACCTCGAGAAGGAGGTCCTGGGCGACAGCGTGCTGCCGGCCGGTGCCGACGGCACCGCGACCTTCCGGTACCGCGTCACGGTGACCCCGCTGCCGATGGTCGAGAGCATGTGGCAGGTGCGCGGCGAGGTCGTCGTGCACAACCCCAACGCCTGGTGCGTGGACGTGCTGTCCGTGACGAGCTCCCCGCTCGTCCTCGGTGCTGCGTGCGCGCTGGACGGCCCGGGCACCGCCCGGCTGGGGGCCGGCGCCACGAGGACGTTCGCCTTCACCTGCACGTTCGACGCGCAGCCGGTCGTCGCCGGCTCCACGACGGCGACCATCATCACGTGGGACCCCGACCAGGCGTTCTCCGCCGCGGGCACCGCGTTCCACGTCGTCGACACCTCGCGGGCCACGCTCGACACCGTAGAGCTGGGCCACCGCGAGATCGTCGTCCTCGACGACTTCGCCGGTCACGGCCCCGGCGTCGCCGTCGTCCTGTCCGACGGTGCCTGGGCCGCCGGAGGTCGGCAGCCGGTCCGGGTCGAGCCGGGCGTCTACCGCCTCGGCACCGCGACCTGGAACGACGACGGCGTCCCGACGTCGTTCGACTACTGGTTGACGGTCCCTGCTCCTTCGGCCGACGACGTCGACGGGTCGGTCGACCACGTCAACACGGCGTGGATCGCGGAGCTTCCGGAGATCCGGGACGACGAGACCGTGCGGGTCGTCGCCGTCGACGTCGTCGACCTGGCCCCCGGCGACGGCGTCCGGCCGCCGGTGCCGTCGCTGCCGGTGACGGGGTCCGAGGCGCTCCTGCTGGTGCTGGGCGCGCTGCTCGCGATCGGCGTCGGGGTCGGGCTCCGAGCGACGGCCCGACGTCGGTCCGGAACCTCGGGCCGGTGA